A window of Juglans regia cultivar Chandler chromosome 7, Walnut 2.0, whole genome shotgun sequence contains these coding sequences:
- the LOC109001970 gene encoding proteasome subunit alpha type-6 — protein MSRGSGGGYDRHITIFSPEGRLFQVEYAFKAVKAAGITSIGVRGKDSVCVVTQKKVPDKLLDQTSVSHLFPITKYLGLLATGMTADARTLVQQARNEAAEFRFRYGYEMPVDVLAKWIADKSQVYTQHAYMRPLGVVAMVLGIDDEFGPRLYKCDPAGHFFGHKATSAGLKEQEAINFLEKKMKNDPAFTYEETVQTAISALQSVLQEDFKANEIEVGVVRQDNPVFRVLSMEEIDEHLTAISERD, from the exons ATGAGTCGTGGAAGCGGAGGTGGCTACGATCGTCACATCACGATTTTCTCACCCGAGGGCCGTCTCTTTCAAGTGG AGTATGCTTTTAAGGCTGTGAAGGCTGCTGGAATAACCTCAATCGGTGTACGAGGAAAGGATTCAGTATGTGTTGTGACTCAGAAGAAGGTCCCG GACAAGCTGTTGGATCAGACAAGTGTCTCACATCTTTTCCCCATCACTAAGTATCTTGGGTTGTTGGCAACTGGCATGACAG CCGATGCAAGAACCTTGGTTCAACAAGCAAGAAATGAAGCAGCTGAGTTTCGCTTCAGATATGGATATGAGATGCCTGTGGATGTATTGGCTAAATG GATTGCTGACAAATCACAAGTCTATACTCAACATGCTTATATGAGACCACTTGGAGTTG TCGCCATGGTTTTGGGCATTGATGATGAATTTGGACCTCGACTTTACAAATGTGACCCAGCTGGCCATTTCTTTGGTCACAAG GCCACAAGTGCTGGGTTGAAAGAGCAGGAGGCAATTAATTTcttggagaagaaaatgaagaacgATCCTGCATTTACCTACGAGGAGACAGTGCAG ACTGCAATTTCAGCCCTGCAATCAGTTCTGCAAGAGGATTTTAAAGCCAATGAGATTGAG GTTGGAGTGGTGAGGCAGGACAACCCGGTCTTTAGAGTGTTGTCGATGGAGGAGATTGATGAGCACTTGACTGCCATAAGCGAGCGTGACTGA
- the LOC109001971 gene encoding uncharacterized protein LOC109001971 isoform X1 yields the protein MDRIVMATATMATAAGAAALLYYTLNRKLRSNGSHDDDNDDDGDENGSDATTDIRLGIDRVSHRLIQAPATWLETISTLSETLRFTYSETLGKWPIGDLAFGISFLLKRQGNLHVASVFGGKDSLLLKGPDIAAELRYLLNLLTLCWHFSKKPFPVFLEETGYSKESVILQEPKAGILKPAFTILVDHDMKCFLLLIRGTHSIKDTLTAATGAVVPFHHSVVHEGGVSNLVLGYAHCGMVAAARWIAKLATPCLIKALGEYPGYKIKIVGHSLGGGTAALLTYILREQKEFSKTTCVTFAPAACMTWELAESGNDFITSVINGADLVPTFSAASVDDLRAEVTASAWLNDLRNQIERTRILSTVYRSASALGSRLPSIASARAKVAGAGAILRPVSNSTQVVMKRAQSMAQAAWTRPTLHLSSWSCMGPRRRATAAHMTSKEEGSSPESSSTNVEASEHLLSSPKKTATTTALESIELPVSSSVGTKWASEIECSYSDEIGPDADGNADLSDGEDIVSHSSHEDRMTEVELWQQLEHELYDRTEGEEVDVAKEIREEEEAAIAEVGEDQPESSTREIKEAHRFFPPGRIMHIVTLHSDGAECESDGHPTTSDLDNGRLEETKVGIFLTSRSLYSKLRLSQTMISDHFMPVYRRQIDRLIKEFEEEGIVDDHKTGEVVL from the exons AT GGATCGTATAGTCATGGCAACCGCAACTATGGCCACAGCAGCCGGTGCTGCTGCTCTTTTGTACTACACATTGAACCGTAAATTACGGTCGAATGGGTCTCATGacgatgataatgatgatgatggtgatgaaaaTGGTAGTGATGCCACTACTGACATTCGTTTAGGTATTGACCGTGTTTCACATAGGCTAATTCAAGCACCTGCTACATGGTTAGAGACGATTTCGACATTGTCAGAGACTCTTAGGTTTACTTACTCTGAAACTCTGGGGAAGTGGCCCATTGGGGACTTGGCATTTGGGATCAGCTTTCTTCTGAAGAGGCAG GGAAACTTACATGTTGCTAGTGTATTTGGTGGTAAAGACAGTTTACTGCTCAAAGGACCAGATATAGCTGCTGAACTTAGATACCTCTTAAACTTGTTGACGCTATGTtggcatttttcaaaaaaaccgTTTCCTGTATTTTTAGAGGAGACTGGCTATTCCAAAGAGAGTGTTATCCTTCAGGAACCCAAAGCAGGA ATCTTAAAGCCAGCTTTCACAATTTTAGTTGACCACGACATGAAATGTTTTCTCTTATTGATTCGTGGGACCCATAGTATCAAGGATACTCTTACGGCTGCTACTGGGGCTGTTGTACCTTTCCATCACAGCGTTGTGCATGAGGGAGGAGTAAGCAATTTGGTTTTAGGTTATGCGCACTGTGGGATGGTTGCGGCTGCTAGGTGGATTGCAAAGCTTGCTACTCCTTGTCTTATTAAAGCCCTTGGTGAATATCCTGGTTATAAAATCAAG ATAGTAGGGCACTCTTTAGGTGGAGGCACTGCAGCACTTCTAACATATATACTGAGAGAGCAGAAAGAGTTCTCAAAAACCACCTGTGTTACCTTTGCTCCGG CTGCTTGTATGACGTGGGAATTGGCAGAATCAGGCAATGACTTTATTACTTCTGTTATAAATGGAGCAGACTTAGTGCCTACATTCTCAGCTGCTTCAGTGGATGACTTGCGTGCTGAG gtGACTGCCTCTGCTTGGCTTAATGATTTGAGGAATCAGATTGAGCGTACTAGAATTCTCAGTACTGTCTATAGATCTGCTTCAGCACTGGGTTCTCGTCTTCCATCCATTGCTAGTGCTAGAGCAAAAGTTGCTGGGGCAGGGGCTATTTTGCGCCCAGTTTCAAATAGTACACAG GTTGTGATGAAGAGAGCTCAGAGCATGGCTCAGGCGGCATGGACACGTCCTACGCTTCACTTGTCTTCTTGGTCATGCATGGGTCCCCGTCGACGGGCCACAGCTGCTCATATGACCTCAAAAGAGGAGGGGAGTTCTCCTGAATCTTCCTCTACTAATGTAGAAGCTTCTGAGCATCTTCTTTCATCCCCTAAGAAGACCGCAACCACAACTGCCCTTGAAAGCATTGAGCTTCCTGTGTCTTCGTCTGTAGGAACAAAATGGGCATCAGAGATTGAATGTTCTTACTCTGATGAAATAGGTCCAGATGCTGATGGCAATGCTGATCTCAGTGATGGTGAGGATATAGTTAGCCATAGTAGTCACGAAGACCGCATGACTGAAGTTGAGTTATGGCAACAACTTGAGCATGAGCTTTATGATCGGACAGAAGGTGAGGAGGTTGATGTGGCaaaggaaataagagaagaagaagaagcagccaTTGCAGAGGTAGGTGAGGACCAGCCAGAGAGCTCTACACGAGAAATAAAAGAGGCACACAGATTTTTCCCTCCAGGGAGGATTATGCATATTGTTACCCTTCACTCCGATGGTGCAGAGTGTGAAAGTGATGGTCACCCTACAACCAGTGACTTGGACAATGGGCGGCTAGAAGAGACAAAGGTCGGGATTTTCCTCACTTCAAGATCACTGTATAGTAAACTGAGGTTGTCACAAACCATGATTAGTGATCATTTCATGCCGGTCTATAGAAGGCAGATTGATAGATTAATCAAAGAATTTGAGGAGGAAGGTATCGTTGATGACCATAAGACTGGAGAAGTAGTTTTATAG
- the LOC109001971 gene encoding uncharacterized protein LOC109001971 isoform X2: MATATMATAAGAAALLYYTLNRKLRSNGSHDDDNDDDGDENGSDATTDIRLGIDRVSHRLIQAPATWLETISTLSETLRFTYSETLGKWPIGDLAFGISFLLKRQGNLHVASVFGGKDSLLLKGPDIAAELRYLLNLLTLCWHFSKKPFPVFLEETGYSKESVILQEPKAGILKPAFTILVDHDMKCFLLLIRGTHSIKDTLTAATGAVVPFHHSVVHEGGVSNLVLGYAHCGMVAAARWIAKLATPCLIKALGEYPGYKIKIVGHSLGGGTAALLTYILREQKEFSKTTCVTFAPAACMTWELAESGNDFITSVINGADLVPTFSAASVDDLRAEVTASAWLNDLRNQIERTRILSTVYRSASALGSRLPSIASARAKVAGAGAILRPVSNSTQVVMKRAQSMAQAAWTRPTLHLSSWSCMGPRRRATAAHMTSKEEGSSPESSSTNVEASEHLLSSPKKTATTTALESIELPVSSSVGTKWASEIECSYSDEIGPDADGNADLSDGEDIVSHSSHEDRMTEVELWQQLEHELYDRTEGEEVDVAKEIREEEEAAIAEVGEDQPESSTREIKEAHRFFPPGRIMHIVTLHSDGAECESDGHPTTSDLDNGRLEETKVGIFLTSRSLYSKLRLSQTMISDHFMPVYRRQIDRLIKEFEEEGIVDDHKTGEVVL; the protein is encoded by the exons ATGGCAACCGCAACTATGGCCACAGCAGCCGGTGCTGCTGCTCTTTTGTACTACACATTGAACCGTAAATTACGGTCGAATGGGTCTCATGacgatgataatgatgatgatggtgatgaaaaTGGTAGTGATGCCACTACTGACATTCGTTTAGGTATTGACCGTGTTTCACATAGGCTAATTCAAGCACCTGCTACATGGTTAGAGACGATTTCGACATTGTCAGAGACTCTTAGGTTTACTTACTCTGAAACTCTGGGGAAGTGGCCCATTGGGGACTTGGCATTTGGGATCAGCTTTCTTCTGAAGAGGCAG GGAAACTTACATGTTGCTAGTGTATTTGGTGGTAAAGACAGTTTACTGCTCAAAGGACCAGATATAGCTGCTGAACTTAGATACCTCTTAAACTTGTTGACGCTATGTtggcatttttcaaaaaaaccgTTTCCTGTATTTTTAGAGGAGACTGGCTATTCCAAAGAGAGTGTTATCCTTCAGGAACCCAAAGCAGGA ATCTTAAAGCCAGCTTTCACAATTTTAGTTGACCACGACATGAAATGTTTTCTCTTATTGATTCGTGGGACCCATAGTATCAAGGATACTCTTACGGCTGCTACTGGGGCTGTTGTACCTTTCCATCACAGCGTTGTGCATGAGGGAGGAGTAAGCAATTTGGTTTTAGGTTATGCGCACTGTGGGATGGTTGCGGCTGCTAGGTGGATTGCAAAGCTTGCTACTCCTTGTCTTATTAAAGCCCTTGGTGAATATCCTGGTTATAAAATCAAG ATAGTAGGGCACTCTTTAGGTGGAGGCACTGCAGCACTTCTAACATATATACTGAGAGAGCAGAAAGAGTTCTCAAAAACCACCTGTGTTACCTTTGCTCCGG CTGCTTGTATGACGTGGGAATTGGCAGAATCAGGCAATGACTTTATTACTTCTGTTATAAATGGAGCAGACTTAGTGCCTACATTCTCAGCTGCTTCAGTGGATGACTTGCGTGCTGAG gtGACTGCCTCTGCTTGGCTTAATGATTTGAGGAATCAGATTGAGCGTACTAGAATTCTCAGTACTGTCTATAGATCTGCTTCAGCACTGGGTTCTCGTCTTCCATCCATTGCTAGTGCTAGAGCAAAAGTTGCTGGGGCAGGGGCTATTTTGCGCCCAGTTTCAAATAGTACACAG GTTGTGATGAAGAGAGCTCAGAGCATGGCTCAGGCGGCATGGACACGTCCTACGCTTCACTTGTCTTCTTGGTCATGCATGGGTCCCCGTCGACGGGCCACAGCTGCTCATATGACCTCAAAAGAGGAGGGGAGTTCTCCTGAATCTTCCTCTACTAATGTAGAAGCTTCTGAGCATCTTCTTTCATCCCCTAAGAAGACCGCAACCACAACTGCCCTTGAAAGCATTGAGCTTCCTGTGTCTTCGTCTGTAGGAACAAAATGGGCATCAGAGATTGAATGTTCTTACTCTGATGAAATAGGTCCAGATGCTGATGGCAATGCTGATCTCAGTGATGGTGAGGATATAGTTAGCCATAGTAGTCACGAAGACCGCATGACTGAAGTTGAGTTATGGCAACAACTTGAGCATGAGCTTTATGATCGGACAGAAGGTGAGGAGGTTGATGTGGCaaaggaaataagagaagaagaagaagcagccaTTGCAGAGGTAGGTGAGGACCAGCCAGAGAGCTCTACACGAGAAATAAAAGAGGCACACAGATTTTTCCCTCCAGGGAGGATTATGCATATTGTTACCCTTCACTCCGATGGTGCAGAGTGTGAAAGTGATGGTCACCCTACAACCAGTGACTTGGACAATGGGCGGCTAGAAGAGACAAAGGTCGGGATTTTCCTCACTTCAAGATCACTGTATAGTAAACTGAGGTTGTCACAAACCATGATTAGTGATCATTTCATGCCGGTCTATAGAAGGCAGATTGATAGATTAATCAAAGAATTTGAGGAGGAAGGTATCGTTGATGACCATAAGACTGGAGAAGTAGTTTTATAG